A region of Plasmodium falciparum 3D7 genome assembly, chromosome: 12 DNA encodes the following proteins:
- a CDS encoding pre-mRNA-processing factor 17, putative yields MDLLKGYNDYNESDIEREDESKEISSNKNDDTEYIENEEKNDKDQNNYDLINIRPINTLNCAPDINTYDLEIKCYKEKFQNIEKKIMFDNPEFHNILNRPQQGPSINEHYNFLKNENKNHYNGSIETTFVNKNIFDYQYNQFNVTGIAENPALKNYYKNNYANYLVAKNINERKNMHEDLNFKKHKKKRSKNNDDNMLDKYKGPWEEKETNKKEQNEEKQDLLNDNKKVKTDNDDNNDKKINKYILTKLEACAYEEAIKNNVIKEKNTLYNDKIISTLHLNEELDDDDNNMGFYNKSWFQLPAEYKERDFMIEENFPPKKEIHTYKGHKMGVQKIRFFPKYGNYLLSASLDNTLKLWSVYKSKSCIRTYKGHFKGVKDVLFDNDGSSFLSCSYDNNVIYWDTEYGKIKGIYNQKKTPYCLCLNPDDTNTFLVGGANNKICHIDFRTGNIELEYNEHLQAINTITLCENNKKLISTSDDKKIFIWEYGLPVVVKYISDASMFSITSVSVHPSNNFFLCQSMNNVITVYEATGKFRLFSKKTFKGHHNIGYSINVSCSNDGKYVISGDSNGGLFIWNWKKMVNFKNIKAHKNVCIDCVWHPFKTSMLATASWDGTIKLWE; encoded by the coding sequence atggaTTTACTAAAAGGgtataatgattataatgaaTCAGATATAGAACGTGAAGATGAATCAAAGGAAATTTCTtccaataaaaatgatgatacagaatatattgaaaatgaagaaaaaaatgataaagaccaaaataattatgatttaataaatatacgtCCTATTAATACATTAAATTGTGCTCCTGATATAAATACGTATGATTTGGAAATAAAATGTTACAAAGAGAAATTtcaaaatattgaaaaaaaaattatgtttgATAATCCTgaatttcataatattttgaacAGGCCTCAACAAGGACCGAGTATAAATGAACATTAcaactttttaaaaaatgaaaataaaaatcattaTAATGGTAGTATTGAAACTACATtcgtaaataaaaatatatttgattatCAATATAATCAATTTAATGTAACGGGAATTGCTGAAAACCCtgctttaaaaaattattataaaaataattatgctAATTATTTAGtagcaaaaaatataaatgaaagaAAGAATATGCATGAAgatttaaattttaaaaaacataaaaagaaaagatccaaaaataatgatgacaatatgttagataaatataaaggacCATGggaagaaaaagaaacaaataaaaaagaacagAATGAAGAAAAGCAAGACttattaaatgataataaaaaagtaaagactgataatgatgataataatgataaaaaaataaataaatatatattaaccaAGTTAGAAGCATGTGCTTATGAAGAAgcaattaaaaataatgttataaaggaaaagaatactttatataatgataaaattatttcAACATTACATTTGAATGAAGAGttagatgatgatgataacaatatGGGATTTTATAATAAGTCGTGGTTTCAATTACCAGCTGAATATAAAGAAAGAGATTTCATGATAGAAGAAAATTTCCCaccaaaaaaagaaatccATACATATAAAGGCCATAAAATGGGGGTACAGAAAATTAGATTTTTTCCAAAATATGGAAATTATCTTTTATCCGCTTCTTTAGATAATACATTAAAATTATGGAGTGTATATAAATCCAAAAGTTGTATAAGAACATATAAAGGTCACTTTAAGGGGGTAAAAGATGTTTTGTTTGATAATGATGGTTCCAGTTTTTTAAGTTGtagttatgataataatgtaatTTATTGGGATACAGaatatggaaaaataaaaggaatatataatcaaaaaaaaacgCCTTATTGTTTGTGTTTGAATCCAGATGATACAAATACATTCTTAGTTGGAGGGgctaataataaaatatgtcaTATCGATTTTAGAACAGGAAATATTGAATTAGAATATAATGAACATTTACAAGCAATAAATACAATTACCTTatgtgaaaataataaaaaattaattagtACATcagatgataaaaaaatttttatttgggAATATGGGTTACCTGTAGtagttaaatatatatcagaTGCATCCATGTTTTCAATAACATCTGTTTCTGTACATCCaagtaataatttttttttatgtcaaTCTATGAATAATGTAATAACTGTTTATGAAGCTACAGGCAAATTTAGATTGTTTTCCAAAAAAACTTTTAAAGGTCATCACAATATTGGGTACTCAATTAATGTATCTTGTAGTAATGATGGAAAATATGTAATAAGTGGAGATAGCAATGGAGGATTATTTATCTGGAACTGGAAAAAAATGgtgaattttaaaaatataaaagcaCATAAAAATGTATGTATTGATTGTGTTTGGCATCCATTTAAAACATCAATGTTGGCCACAGCTAGTTGGGATGGAACAATTAAATTATGGGAATAA